In Methanofollis aquaemaris, the genomic window AAGATCAGATCGAGTGTATCGCACCGAAATTTGAGCAGGTGGATGTCTGTGTCCGTCACAACACTCTTGCCGAGGTCTCGAACTATCTCCCTCTAAATCGTCTGAAACCGTTCCGGTTGTGTTCGATACTGGATCGATCTGAACTGCCTGGGAATATCTCTGTCTATCCCTGCAGTCTTCCCTATCTCCCCCTTGAACAGATGAAAAAGTCACTGGGGGACCGCTTGTTCAGGACAGTTGACGATCTGATACAAAAGGAACAGATCAAGTGCGACCTCATCCATGCGCACTTCCTGTGGCCGAATGGATATGCCGGGGCGTTACTGAAGGAGAAGTATGATGTCCCTCTCGTGGTGACAGCCCACGGGTACGATATCTATGACCTTCCATTCAGGGATCAAGCATGGAGAGATCGGATCGTCTGGACACTCGAAGCCGCCGATGCGATCATCACTGTCAGCCAGAGTAATGAGGTGTGCATCAGGAGACTCGGGGTCATGAAACCCGTTCATGTCATCCCGAACGGCTTCAGGTCAGACCTCTTCTATCCGCGCGACCAGGGAGAGTGCAGGCGGACGCTCGGCCTCCCTCTGGACAGAAAGATCTTGCTCACCGTCGGCAACCTTGTCGAAGTGAAGGGCCACAAGTATCTTGTCGAGGCGATGGCTGAGGTGATGAAGGAGCGAGAGGATGTGCTCTGTGTTATCGTTGGATCCGGGCCGCTGAAAGGGAAACTGGAGGGGCAGATTAAAAGTTTGGGACTGGAGGAGCATGTTCACCTTGTGGGGGGGAAGCCGCATGAGGAGATCCCAATATGGATGAATGCGTGCGATGTGTTTGTGCTGCCGAGTTTGAGGGAAAGTTTTGGGATTGTGCAGGTAGAGGCTATGGCTTGTGGAAAACCTGTCGTGGCGACGAGGAATGGAGGGAGTGAAGAGATCATGGTTTCTGAGGATTATGGTTTATTGATGGACATTGCTAATTCCAGGGATCTTGCAGAGAGAATTTTGATTGCTTCGGATAGACAGTGGGATAGTGTAAATTTACGTGTGTTTACTGAGCATTTTTCATGGGAAAATATCTGCAGACAACTATATGGGATATATACTCTTCTTGATCTGTAATCATGATAAAGATAAGTTGGCAATATGGTCTTTTTTGAATATATGTATAATCATAGAGTATATCCCAAAAGTATCCAGGTCTTGATCCATCATCGGGATCGAGACTCTTCCTGGCCATTCCTCTTTCTCCTCCACTTTAACCGGCATCACAGGGTTCTGGAGTCGGCGTCCCCGGCGCGATTGACGGAGGAAGGGGAGTGATCCGACGTGCCGCCCACAGAGAGAATAAAGCATGTTCCCTCACTCTCTCCTGCCGGGGGGAGACCCCCCATGACGAGGATAGGGAGGGGCGGCAATAATCTCTGGAACGACACCGTGCTTTCAGAAAATTCTTCCACTCACCTGTTAGGGCCAGGCGAGTTTCGGGATCACCTCATATTCAGCATTCACTGATTATTTCTATGATTAGACTCTTTCTGTGAAGTAATACGCATGAAAGATAAATCAATTGAATCTTCGTGCCATTATATTGATTTATATATGTGATACAAAGATGGAGGTCATTGTATTAGGATGATGAGATTGAGGGTGTCTGTACCTCATGATAGAGTTGAATATATTGTGTTGCGACTGTGTCATATAGAAACATATTTCTAACGTTCAGGCTCTCCTTCATCATTTTAAGAATTCTATCTGGTTGCTGGATCAGAGACCCCACCACGGAGATGATCTCATCATCTGGAGTGTACCTGTCGAAGATCAATGAACATTTTGAGAATATATCGGCATAGTCAACATCTGCGCGAATGATGGGGACTGTTCCACACATCAGATACTCAAATACTTTATTTGGGGATATCTTCACCCAATAAGAGGTATCTGGTTTGAGGAGACAAAAACCCAGATGTGCTTTTTCTGTTATTTGGACCACTTCTTCTCTTGGGAGGAATCCGGTGAAGTGAAATCTCCCTGGATATTGTTTAGAGAGGTGTGCAAAATCGTTGATAAGAGACTGGTCCCCTGTCCTGCCACCGATAAATACATTTGTTCTAGGATAATTGGCCAGTATCTTGTTCGAAATATTGAGAATGAGTGCGATATCTCGGTCATAATGGTAGTCAAGGGATCCAAAATATACCAGATTGATGGCTGAATCTGCTGAAAATGACTCTATTTTTTCATTGATGATTTGGATATTGTAATCTGATGATTCTGGGAAATTAGGGACTGCTTTAATATTTGCATGTGGGAAAATGTTCTTACAAGATGATATGTAACTTTCCGAGACAGTGACTACACCTTTCACCGCTTTTGTAGTTATCACTTCGTATATCCTTTCAATGCGAGGGTGAGTAATTCCAAAATGTTTTTTACCATGTTCATATACTTCGTGCCGGTCATAGACAATAGTCGTGTTCTTGCAAATCTGTGTCATTTTTTTTGCAACAAGCAGGAGAGATGGATCATGAACGTGAATTATAGATCGATTACTTTCTTTCCAGCCTACCAATTTGAGACTTTTTTTAACTTTTTTCTGGATTATCGGTGTGAATGTATGGATGTTGTATAATACTGAGTTTTTTCTTGAATTTTGTGTATCAAAAAGATTTATCCTGTATCCTTTCTCTCCGTGATTTGAAAATGGACCTTCTTGAAGATTTGGATAAAATCTATTGATATGGATGCGGTAAACAAGGTACCCATTTTTTAAAAGGAACTTAATATGTCTGTTAACTCTGCTATCTTCTGTGGGATGTATATCTAGGACAATTACGCTGGTAGTCATAATCTTTGTTGTTGGTATCTTATATTCCTGTGTTCATACCTGATTTTGTTTTTTCATTTAATTATTCATTTTTGTGGACAAATATTTTCTGCTGGCAACCTGGGCATCGTTGAGTTGCAACTTCATTCAAATTTTTTTCAGATCTGTACCTCTCTATCAATGTGATAGGATCGGTCCATCTGGCAAATGTGCCGTCTATGCATATTTCGTTGTCGTGGTATCAAGAAAAATGTAGAAAACAGGCATGAACTTATAGCAACAAATCTAAGATCTTTGAGGGATGAGCGATGCAGATGTACAATATTCTCCAGCAGGATCCTGAGATGTGGCACCTCTTCACCTGTAAGGAGGAGTATGATGCATCATTTAGGGATGGATATGATCGTTTCCCCCACTATATGAGCAATAACCGGCAGGTCTTCGAACCCAGGGCTTCACAGTACCTCTTTGAGCGGGGGTATCATCCCGAATATCCTGAGGGCCAACCCTTTGCGGTCTGCCTCACCCATGACATCGATGTCGTCTATCAGTCGTACCCGAAAAAAGGGTTCGATCTCCTCCTTGCCCTGGCATATGGAAACAGGGCTGGTCTGATGCAAGGTGTCAGGAACCTGAGGAGCCCGAAATATCCTCTCTGCAACTTCGAGGAGGTCATCGCTCTTGAGGAGGAGTATGATGCTACGTCGACTTTCTTCTTTCTCGCCCTCCAGGACGGCGACCAGGACCATTCCTATCAGGTGGAGGATCTGGCCTGCGAGATCGGGACGATCGCAGACTATGGATGGGAGGTGGGCCTCCATGGCGGGCATCAGGCCTATGCAGACCTACAGAAGTTGAAAGACGAGAAGGCGAGGATGGAGAGGGTGCTGGGCCGACCGGTCGCCGGATACCGAAACCATTTTCTCAGGTTCAGGGTACCTGAGACCTGGGAACTCCTGGACCAGGCAGGGTTCCTTTATGATACGACATTTGGCTATGCCGATTGTGTCGGGTTCAGGAACGGAATGTGCTATCCTTTCAGGCCCTATCATGGTAGA contains:
- a CDS encoding polysaccharide deacetylase family protein, which codes for MYNILQQDPEMWHLFTCKEEYDASFRDGYDRFPHYMSNNRQVFEPRASQYLFERGYHPEYPEGQPFAVCLTHDIDVVYQSYPKKGFDLLLALAYGNRAGLMQGVRNLRSPKYPLCNFEEVIALEEEYDATSTFFFLALQDGDQDHSYQVEDLACEIGTIADYGWEVGLHGGHQAYADLQKLKDEKARMERVLGRPVAGYRNHFLRFRVPETWELLDQAGFLYDTTFGYADCVGFRNGMCYPFRPYHGRKHQEIGIVEIPLTVMDCTLDSYMRLGSMQSWDIVRHLIDTVERCHGVITLLWHNTYLTGDRMKFYEKILRYCREKGAWMTGGDGIMKLLNP
- a CDS encoding glycosyltransferase family protein, with product MTTSVIVLDIHPTEDSRVNRHIKFLLKNGYLVYRIHINRFYPNLQEGPFSNHGEKGYRINLFDTQNSRKNSVLYNIHTFTPIIQKKVKKSLKLVGWKESNRSIIHVHDPSLLLVAKKMTQICKNTTIVYDRHEVYEHGKKHFGITHPRIERIYEVITTKAVKGVVTVSESYISSCKNIFPHANIKAVPNFPESSDYNIQIINEKIESFSADSAINLVYFGSLDYHYDRDIALILNISNKILANYPRTNVFIGGRTGDQSLINDFAHLSKQYPGRFHFTGFLPREEVVQITEKAHLGFCLLKPDTSYWVKISPNKVFEYLMCGTVPIIRADVDYADIFSKCSLIFDRYTPDDEIISVVGSLIQQPDRILKMMKESLNVRNMFLYDTVATQYIQLYHEVQTPSISSS
- a CDS encoding glycosyltransferase family 4 protein produces the protein MGGKKGSLMVLSDHYLTFVKDQIECIAPKFEQVDVCVRHNTLAEVSNYLPLNRLKPFRLCSILDRSELPGNISVYPCSLPYLPLEQMKKSLGDRLFRTVDDLIQKEQIKCDLIHAHFLWPNGYAGALLKEKYDVPLVVTAHGYDIYDLPFRDQAWRDRIVWTLEAADAIITVSQSNEVCIRRLGVMKPVHVIPNGFRSDLFYPRDQGECRRTLGLPLDRKILLTVGNLVEVKGHKYLVEAMAEVMKEREDVLCVIVGSGPLKGKLEGQIKSLGLEEHVHLVGGKPHEEIPIWMNACDVFVLPSLRESFGIVQVEAMACGKPVVATRNGGSEEIMVSEDYGLLMDIANSRDLAERILIASDRQWDSVNLRVFTEHFSWENICRQLYGIYTLLDL